A window from Oncorhynchus mykiss isolate Arlee chromosome 9, USDA_OmykA_1.1, whole genome shotgun sequence encodes these proteins:
- the LOC110531552 gene encoding protein mono-ADP-ribosyltransferase PARP14 isoform X8 has product MPGGPLILTLRGSQEPPPTTFSSQTSPPGFLEHELHLDSYLLRYLKESPGAGRDLQQQLSSLGCSVHLHPEDKRAVVRGSGQAGSCGDGVGVGPWKAQVERLFKQLQERYTCHYEVDPLKLQTLLQSSTLGSEDVRVYCETGEGFAVVVGEGPEVQAKLKELEAFQGQGLSSWKQEKISTTCRLGQSKLRLLEEVIEKDLGEAVPGVRVTRSDSSQLVLEGSASDVRTARQLVTDKISLVLERVVPEVSPHLLSFLRDEYGRPGNLSSLLGLGLHVEVELGDTELRLFSLSSGKLEQAEKDLLGEFGEEKIDLPNCGTLPSELKSKLEKKVKEMNQSRCRVVARYGPGCRVQLLGHLKEVQELREEIGAFLIDQSSVEETVCLPYPEIADHLPELLERIGVEHTGVTLYPSAIHPTVVLCGPSVRVAQVRDRLGPALASLVHQTVTIDQPGALRYFQGVGREYLEVVGRSQHCLIQLHNHGGVAGEARAGPRLEEMVTATSYRLQRGLQVVVRQGDITKERADALVNAANEDLDHAGGVAAALSRAGGPEVQQASRDLVRQIGRVPTGTVVETTGGKLPCKMLLHAVGPVGGSVGGKEHPLLEKTVKAVLDLAETLELQTLAMPCISSGIFSVPLKVCSEAIVSAVRDFGREQRILTKVTLIDVSGEAVRAMQEACDRLLEGKREFPGLEVESSTTTTTTHAPQRDTTAASTRGPVAPEVCVQVEIIQGSIEKQEVDALVSPMVGSDPLSSRVGNVLSEAAGPALMTAFLRELGGRTAPGDNVLVEGLSGLSSGRVFFLSCAHWDNNPQGPAVQALRQGVRRVLASCEIQGFCSVAFPVVGTGVVLQFPHNVVTQVLLEEIRRYEQNRASRTPFLVRIVVHPNDRDSTKAFQTSQCALHVRGFVMDASPDQTSFYRHISTTQDEVSATLGSVKLQLVFGDIIREITDVIVNTTDFSANHSGVSKAILTAAGSTVQAALAQVGVPGDLMCTTGPGALGCKEIVHVSFKRDTQRISKVCGKILKQCERKGYRSAAFPAVNTGAARADSGSVCKAMLDGMASSVRDLSPNILSVIRIVMLQRPVFQAFRSELESRLGAIAPIPTLKERAQQILKKKLRISFSSPSHGSLPPPHTLPGLTITPWRPPPVVLSVVGRGADAIRGARRELEAILQNQLTQRDVTGEDLCMLGEVELQAVQKNAKVLGVSLELGRVQRAGGVDVGAATGEGFYVLRGLKEDVLSVREVLDSALSGALRRELQERNEVLMALSVQWSMCRHGDVWEELGMHDNYHLEQAHLRGDVSAELDVPDGSKVRVNLKNNRATDWETGCTYKMKREESEKLPSHWDDMAAGETQKRVLLLPTSSEYQAVAQAFQSTTATQVAIHKIERVQNVFLWQAYALCEQRIRAKNGAAAVGVRKLYHGTAAKTCDAIESNGFDRSYANITAYGVGVYFAVNASYSAHPRYSPPDGSGHRRMYVARVLTGRYTRGDPSMKFTPCRSPTDSADCYDSLVDNLQTPSMFVIFHDDQAYPEYLITFI; this is encoded by the exons ATGCCTGGAGGACCTCTCATCCTCACTCTGAGAGGCAGCCAGGAGCCTCCACCCACAACATTCAGCAGTCAG aCATCCCCACCTGGTTTCCTAGAGCATGAACTCCATCTAGACTCCTACCTCCTGAGATACCTGAAGGAGAGCCCTGGGGCTGGAAGAGACCTGCAGCAGCAGCTGTCCTCTCTGGGCTGCTCTGTCCACCTCCATCCAGAGGACAAGAGGGCAGTGGTCAGAGGCTCAGGCCAAGCTGGGTCATGTGGAGATGGGGTTGGGGTGGGACCATGGAAGGCACAGGTCGAGAGACTGTTCAAACAGCTCCAGGAGCGGTACACATGCCACTATGAGGTAGACCCACTTAAGCTCCAGACTCTGCTGCAGAGCAGTACCCTGGGTTCGGAGGATGTGAGGGTTTACTGCGAGACAGGGGAAGGGTTTGCGGTGGTGGTTGGGGAGGGGCCCGAGGTCCAGGCCAAGCTGAAGGAGCTGGAGGCCTTCCAGGGTCAGGGTCTGAGCTCCTGGAAGCAGGAGAAGATCAGCACCACCTGTCGTCTGGGACAGTCCAAGCTCCGGCTTCTAGAGGAAGTTATAGAGAAGGATCTAGGTGAGGCTGTTCCAGGGGTGAGGGTGACGCGCAGTGACTCATCTCAGCTGGTGCTGGAGGGTTCAGCAAGTGATGTCCGGACAGCCAGACAGTTAGTTACAGATAAAATCTCTCTGGTGCTGGAGCGGGTGGTGCCTGAGGTGTCCCCCCACCTCCTGTCCTTCCTGAGGGATGAGTATGGGAGGCCTGGGAACCTGAGCAGTCTGCTGGGGTTGGGACTCCATGTGGAGGTAGAGTTGGGGGATACAGAGCTccgtctgttctccctctcctctgggaAACTGGAGCAGGCTGAGAAGGATCTGCTGGGGGAGTTTGGGGAGGAGAAGATTGATTTGCCTAACTGTGGCACCCTGCCATCTGAACTGAAATCCAAGCTTGAGAAGAAGGTGAAGGAGATGAACCAGAGCAGATGCAGGGTGGTGGCAAGGTATGGTCCTGGGTGTAGAGTGCAGTTGCTGGGCCACCTGAAGGAGGTTCAGGAGCTGAGGGAGGAGATTGGGGCCTTTCTGATAGACCAGTCCAGTGTGGAGGAGACAGTGTGTCTCCCTTACCCGGAGATTGCTGACCACCTACCAGAACTGCTGGAGAGGATCGGTGTGGAACACACTGGGGTGACCCTCTACCCCTCAGCCATCCACCCCACTGTGGTGCTCTGTGGACCCTCTGTCCGGGTGGCCCAGGTTAGGGACAGGTTGGGTCCCGCTCTGGCCTCCTTGGTCCACCAGACTGTGACCATAGACCAGCCGGGGGCACTACGCTACTTCCAGGGCGTGGGAAGGGAGTACCTGGAAGTGGTGGGTCGCTCTCAACACTGCCTCATCCAGCTGCACAACCACGGTGGTGTTGCCGGCGAAGCTCGCGCCGGACCAAGACTGGAGGAGATGGTCACAGCCACCAGCTATCGCCTCCAGCGGGGGCTGCAGGTTGTGGTACGTCAAGGTGACATCACCAAGGAACGGGCGGATGCGCTGGTGAACGCAGCCAATGAGGACCTGGATCACGCTGGTGGCGTGGCTGCAGCTCTAAGCCGTGCGGGGGGGCCTGAGGTACAGCAGGCCAGCAGAGATCTGGTTAGGCAGATAGGTAGAGTGCCCACAGGTACAGTGGTAGAGACTACAGGAGGGAAGTTGCCTTGTAAGATGCTGCTGCACGCAGTGGGACCAGTAGGGGGCAGCGTAGGTGGGAAAGAGCACCCTCTGCTGGAGAAGACAGTAAAGGCAGTCCTGGATCTGGCAGAGACCCTGGAGCTCCAGACCCTGGCCATGCCCTGCATCAGCTCGGGGATATTCAGCGTTCCTCTGAAGGTGTGTTCTGAGGCCATAGTCTCTGCAGTGAGGGACTTTGGGAGGGAACAGCGCATCCTTACCAAGGTCACTCTGATTGATGTGAGTGGAGAGGCAGTGAGAGCCATGCAGGAGGCCTGTGATAGGCTGttagaggggaagagggagtttCCTGGGTTGGAGGTAGAGTCcagcaccaccactaccactacacatgCTCCTCAGAGAGACACCACTGCTGCCTCCACCAGGGGACCAGTGGCTCCAGAGGTCTGTGTCCAGGTGGAGATCATCCAGGGAAGCATAGAGAAACAGGAG gTGGATGCCCTGGTGTCCCCCATGGTTGGTAGTGACCCTCTCTCCTCCCGAGTGGGTAATGTCTTGTCGGAGGCAGCTGGACCGGCGCTGATGACAGCGTTTCTGAGGGAATTAGGGGGACGGACTGCACCTGGTGACAACGTCCTGGTGGAGGGATtgtctggtctcagctctggccGCGTCTTCTTCCTCAGCTGTGCACACTGGGACAACAACCCCCAAGGACCAGCAGTACAG GCTCTGAGGCAGGGTGTGAGGAGAGTTCTAGCCTCTTGTGAGATCCAGGGATTCTGTTCTGTTGCCTTCCCTGTAGTTGGAACTGGTGTGGTTCTCCAGTTCCCTCACAATGTGGTAACACAGGTTCTGCTAGAAGAGATCCGTAGGTATGAACAGAATCGAGCGAGCAGAACCCCCTTCCTTGTCCGCATTGTTGTCCATCCCAATGACAGAGATTCTACCAAG GCTTTCCAGACTTCCCAGTGTGCTTTGCATGTCAGAGGGTTTGTAATGGATGCTTCTCCAGATCAGA cCTCCTTCTATCGCCACATCTCAACCACTCAGGACGAGGTCTCTGCCACGCTGGGCAGTGTCAAGCTACAACTGGTCTTTGGCGACATCATCCGtgagatcactgatgtcatcgtCAACACCACAGACTTCTCAGCCAACCATTCAG GTGTCTCCAAAGCTATTCTGACTGCTGCAGGTTCCACAGTCCAAGCAGCGTTAGCACAAG TGGGTGTGCCAGGAGACTTGATGTGCACCACAGGGCCCGGTGCACTGGGCTGCAAGGAGATCGTTCACGTCAGCTTTAAACGCGACACACAGAGGATCAGCAAGGTCTGTGGGAAGATACTGAAACAGTGTGAGAGAAAGGGCTACCGCTCTGCAGCCTTCCCTGCAGTCAACActg GAGCTGCTCGAGCAGACTCTGGCTCTGTGTGTAAGGCCATGTTGGATGGCATGGCGTCAAGTGTGAGGGATTTGTCCcccaacatcctctctgtcatcCGCATTGTCATGCTGCAGAGACCCGTCTTCCAGGCATTCAG gtcAGAGCTGGAGAGCCGACTGGGAGCTATCGCTCCAATCCCAACACTGAaag AGAGAGCCCAACAGATACTGAAGAAGAAACTGAGGATCAGCTTTTCCTCCCCCTCGCATGgctcccttccccctcctcatACCCTTCCAGGCCTCACCATCACCCCCTGGAGACCGCCCCCGGTGGTGCTGAGCGTGGTGGGGCGCGGGGCGGACGCCATCAGGGGGGCCAGGCGGGAGCTGGAGGCCATCTTGCAGAACCAGCTGACTCAGAGAGATGTGACGGGAGAGGACCTGTGCATGCTGGGAGAGGTGGAGCTGCAGGCCGTGCAGAAGAATGCCAAGGTCCTGGGAGTGAGCCTGGAGCTGGGTAGAGTTCAGAGGGCAGGAGGGGTGGATGTTGGAGCTGCGACTGGAGAGGGGTTTTATGTTCTCCGAGGCCTGAAGGAGGACGTTCTGAGCGTGCGCGAGGTGCTGGACAGTGCGCTCAGTGGCGCCCTCCGTAGGGAGCTGCAAGAGAGAAATGAGGTACTAATGGCCCTCAGTGTCCAGTGGTCTATGTGCAGGCATGGTGACGTTTGGGAGGAGCTGGGGATGCATGACAACTACCATCTGGAGCAGGCACACCTAAGAGGAGATGTCTCAGCAGAGCTGGATGTCCCAGATGGGAGCAAAGTCAGGGTGAACCTGAAGAACAACAGGGCCACTGACTGGGAAACGGGTTGCACCTATAAGATGAAGCGAGAGGAGAGTGAAA AATTGCCATCGCACTGGGATGATATGGCCGCTGGTGAAACGCAGAAGAGAGTGCTGCTCTTGCCTACCTCGTCAGAGTACCAGGCGGTGGCACAGGCATTCCAAAGCACCACGGCAACACAAGTCGCCATCCACAAA ATCGAGCGTGTGCAGAATGTATTTCTGTGGCAGGCGTACGCATTGTGTGAGCAGCGCATCCGGGCCAAGAACGGAGCAGCGGCGGTAGGGGTACGGAAACTCTACCACGGGACGGCAGCAAAAACCTGTGACGCCATTGAAAGTAATGGATTCGACAGGAGCTATGCTAATA TTACAGCATATGGAGTGGGTGTGTATTTTGCTGTGAACGCCAGCTATTCAGCCCATCCCAGATATAGCCCTCCTGATGGTTCTGGGCACAGGCGTATGTACGTTGCACGTGTCCTGACCGGGCGCTATACCCGGGGTGACCCCTCCATGAAGTTCACCCCTTGTCGCTCCCCCACAGATTCCGCTGACTGCTATGACAGTCTAGTGGACAACCTGCAGACACCCAGCATGTTTGTCATCTTCCACGACGACCAAGCGTACCCAGAGTACCTCATCACCTTCATATGA